In the Carassius gibelio isolate Cgi1373 ecotype wild population from Czech Republic chromosome B24, carGib1.2-hapl.c, whole genome shotgun sequence genome, one interval contains:
- the gyg1b gene encoding glycogenin-1b isoform X1 — protein MTAEQAFVTLATNDSYARGAMVLGKSLRNHTTSKKLVVLIGPHVSDQSRAVLRKIFDEVRLVDVLDSGDTAHLAMMKRPDLGVTFTKLHCWTLTHYSKCVFMDADTLVVSNIDELFDREELSAAPDPGWPDCFNSGVFVFRPSIETYGKLLQYCTEHGSFDGGDQGVLNGFFSDWATADINKHLPFIYNMSSIAIYTYLPAFKQYGANAKVVHFLGQTKPWSYTYNLTQRRVRGDAQASSQPGFLLQWWALYSAEVLPALIREYGDQRFDSGCEEDAAASEERVQPLMSSAERKQRWEQGQADYMGIDSFDNIQKKLDVFLK, from the exons ATGACAG CAGAACAGGCATTCGTCACTTTGGCCACAAACGATAGCTATGCGAGAGGAGCGATGGTGCTTGGAAAATCTCTTAGGAACCACACGACTTCAAAAAAGCTGGTGGTGCTCATTGGTCCACATGTGTCCGATCAGTCGAG GGCAGTGCTTCGTAAGATCTTCGATGAAGTCAGGCTAGTGGATGTGTTGGACAGTGGGGACACTGCACACTTGGCCATGATGAAGAGACCTGATCTGGGGGTCACTTTCACCAAGCTGCACTGCTGGACTCTCACACACTACTCCAAGTGTGTGTTTATGGACGCAGACACACTG GTGGTTTCCAACATCGATGAGCTGTTTGACAGAGAGGAGCTGTCTGCGGCTCCAGACCCTGGTTGGCCTGATTGTTTTAACTCTGGTGTGTTCGTGTTTCGGCCGTCCATTGAAACCTACGGCAAACTCCTGCAGTACTGCACAGAGCACGGCAGCTTCGACG GAGGGGACCAAGGAGTTCTGAACGGCTTCTTCAGCGACTGGGCAACAGCCGACATCAACAAACACCTTCCCTTCATCTATAACATGAGCAGCATAGCCATCTACACGTACCTTCCTGCGTTtaaaca ATACGGTGCAAATGCAAAGGTTGTGCACTTCCTGGGCCAGACAAAGCCATGGAGCTACACATATAACCTCACGCAGAGGAGAGTGAGAGGAGACGCGCAGGCCTCGTCTCAGCCCGGCTTCCTGCTGCAGTGGTGGGCTCTGTACAGCGCCGAGGTGCTGCCCGCTCTGATCCGAGAGTATGGAGACCAGCGCTTCGACTCCGGCTGTGAG GAGGATGCTGCGGCGAGCGAGGAGCGTGTTCAGCCGCTCATGTCCTCAGCGGAGCGCAAGCAGAGATGGGAGCAGGGCCAGGCCGACTACATGGGAATAGACTCTTTTGACAACATTCAGAAAAAGCTTGACGTTTTCCtgaaataa
- the gyg1b gene encoding glycogenin-1b isoform X2, whose translation MTEQAFVTLATNDSYARGAMVLGKSLRNHTTSKKLVVLIGPHVSDQSRAVLRKIFDEVRLVDVLDSGDTAHLAMMKRPDLGVTFTKLHCWTLTHYSKCVFMDADTLVVSNIDELFDREELSAAPDPGWPDCFNSGVFVFRPSIETYGKLLQYCTEHGSFDGGDQGVLNGFFSDWATADINKHLPFIYNMSSIAIYTYLPAFKQYGANAKVVHFLGQTKPWSYTYNLTQRRVRGDAQASSQPGFLLQWWALYSAEVLPALIREYGDQRFDSGCEEDAAASEERVQPLMSSAERKQRWEQGQADYMGIDSFDNIQKKLDVFLK comes from the exons ATGACAG AACAGGCATTCGTCACTTTGGCCACAAACGATAGCTATGCGAGAGGAGCGATGGTGCTTGGAAAATCTCTTAGGAACCACACGACTTCAAAAAAGCTGGTGGTGCTCATTGGTCCACATGTGTCCGATCAGTCGAG GGCAGTGCTTCGTAAGATCTTCGATGAAGTCAGGCTAGTGGATGTGTTGGACAGTGGGGACACTGCACACTTGGCCATGATGAAGAGACCTGATCTGGGGGTCACTTTCACCAAGCTGCACTGCTGGACTCTCACACACTACTCCAAGTGTGTGTTTATGGACGCAGACACACTG GTGGTTTCCAACATCGATGAGCTGTTTGACAGAGAGGAGCTGTCTGCGGCTCCAGACCCTGGTTGGCCTGATTGTTTTAACTCTGGTGTGTTCGTGTTTCGGCCGTCCATTGAAACCTACGGCAAACTCCTGCAGTACTGCACAGAGCACGGCAGCTTCGACG GAGGGGACCAAGGAGTTCTGAACGGCTTCTTCAGCGACTGGGCAACAGCCGACATCAACAAACACCTTCCCTTCATCTATAACATGAGCAGCATAGCCATCTACACGTACCTTCCTGCGTTtaaaca ATACGGTGCAAATGCAAAGGTTGTGCACTTCCTGGGCCAGACAAAGCCATGGAGCTACACATATAACCTCACGCAGAGGAGAGTGAGAGGAGACGCGCAGGCCTCGTCTCAGCCCGGCTTCCTGCTGCAGTGGTGGGCTCTGTACAGCGCCGAGGTGCTGCCCGCTCTGATCCGAGAGTATGGAGACCAGCGCTTCGACTCCGGCTGTGAG GAGGATGCTGCGGCGAGCGAGGAGCGTGTTCAGCCGCTCATGTCCTCAGCGGAGCGCAAGCAGAGATGGGAGCAGGGCCAGGCCGACTACATGGGAATAGACTCTTTTGACAACATTCAGAAAAAGCTTGACGTTTTCCtgaaataa
- the bdh1 gene encoding D-beta-hydroxybutyrate dehydrogenase, mitochondrial, whose protein sequence is MAALPLVRVALLVAFSVFLTLVLGFGLPSVLNIFARYCGFPEASVTESIVLLYALFVLYVAMPRLPRGTVTVEGKAVLITGCDTGFGLALAKHFHKLGFTVFAGCLFKDGEGAKELESLHSEKLKVLQLDVCSEEQVSEALQVLTAGLDEPEKGLWAVVNNAGISTFGEVEFTTMDTYKQVSEVNLWGTIRVTKAFLPLIRRAKGRVVNIASMYGRMGNALRSPYCVSKYGVEAFSDCLRYEMKAWGVKVSVVEPGNFIVATGILTRDIVTTTAEKLWKEAPPGVQEDYGKGHFEQYMALMRSYCNSGQREIEPVLDDITDAITSKCPYTQYNPMEPHWWIRMQIMTHLPAAISDRLYF, encoded by the exons ATGGCTGCGCTGCCGCTGGTGAGGGTCGCGCTGCTCGTCGCGTTCTCGGTGTTTCTGACGCTTGTCCTGGGCTTCGGCTTACCGTCTGTGCTCAACATCTTTGCGCGGTACTGCGGCTTCCCGGAGGCGAGCGTCACCGAGAGCATAGTGCTGCTGTACGCGCTGTTCGTGCTGTATGTGGCCATGCCGCGCCTGCCTCGCGGGACAGTGACG GTTGAAGGGAAAGCGGTGCTCATTACCGGCTGTGACACTGGATTCGGACTTGCTTTGGCCAAGCACTTTCACAAGCTCGGTTTCACTGTGTTTGCAGGTTGTCTGTTTAAG GACGGAGAAGGTGCGAAGGAGCTGGAGAGCCTTCACTCAGAGAAGCTGAAGGTGTTGCAGCTGGACGTCTGCAGTGAGGAGCAGGTCTCTGAGGCGCTTCAGGTCCTGACCGCTGGCCTGGATGAGCCAGAGAAAG GTCTGTGGGCTGTGGTCAACAATGCTGGTATCTCCACATTCGGTGAGGTGGAGTTCACAACCATGGACACATACAAGCAGGTTTCAGAGGTCAACCTGTGGGGCACCATCAGAGTGACCAAAGCCTTCCTGCCCCTCATCCGCAGGGCTAAAG GTCGCGTGGTGAACATCGCCAGCATGTACGGTAGAATGGGAAACGCTCTCCGATCCCCTTACTGTGTATCCAAATACGGAGTGGAGGCCTTTTCTGATTGTCTCAGGTATGAAATGAAGGCTTGGGGCGTTAAAGTTTCCGTCGTTGAGCCTGGAAACTTTATCGTGGCCACTGGTATCCTGACACGTGACATAGTCACGACAACGGCAGAGAAGCTCTGGAAGGAGGCGCCCCCTGGTGTCCAGGAGGACTATGGGAAAGGTCACTTTGAGCAGTACATGGCTCTCATGCGCTCCTACTGCAACAGCGGCCAGCGAGAGATCGAGCCGGTTTTAGACGACATCACCGATGCCATCACGTCCAAATGTCCGTACACACAATACAACCCCATGGAGCCGCACTGGTGGATCCGCATGCAAATAATGACCCACCTTCCTGCGGCCATCTCAGACAGACTCTACTTCTGA